The sequence CACGTTGGTCCTCACTTGCGACGGCGACCTCTATGGATGGGGCTGGAATGAAGACTCGGCTCTCCTGCCCTTCGGTTCTGACGAGAATGGGATATGGGAAAACAACATTGTCTACGAGCCAACGCTCGTCCCCCTCCCTCGGTCTGGCAATGACAGCGACGTCTCTATCGTGTCCATCAACGCTTCCAACGGCCGCTCATTCGGCATCACCACACAAGGACAGCTGCTTGTAGCAGGCTCAAACGAATTTGGATGCCTAGGTCTCAATGAAACCCTTTCCGGCCTCAAGAAAAAGCCAAGATTCGAACGCGACTTCAGCCAGATCAAGAAGGAGTACGATTGTGTCAACGGATGGCAGATGCATCCGGACTGGACGTTCGAAGGCGATGAGCGGGTGGTGGATGTACATGCTACGATGCTAGCAACTCTCATCACAGTTGAGACTACTTGCTAGAACAAATTGTGGCCGGTGTGAACCTTGCACGAACTTATAGGACAATATAATACAACCATGTATCACAAGCAACAAATGTGTGCGTTGGTGGAAGGGCAAAGGAGGAGATGAGCCGTTTCAAGCATCTTTCATCTCAACGTCGGCTCCCGCTGGCGCGGCTGCGACTGGATGCTCGTCTTCGAACGTGGTAGCAGTAGCGGTAGCGGCAGCGTTTGGATTCGTCAACAAGAGCTTCTCTTCCTCCGCTGCTGGTTGCTGTTCGGCTTCTGCCCCAGCTGCCAGCACTGCCAAGGTAGCATTGTCCGTTTCTTGGCCAAGCACTGGTTTGTCGTGCAACTGCGATTCGACCTGCGGTTGAATCTGAGGTGTGTTTGAGCCTGTAGCCGTCGCAGTGGCTGGTTCGCCTTGGGACGACGGCGCTTGACTGAGAGGTACGGTCTGAGAAGCCATTTCCGGTGCGGAGGCGGCAGGTGTGTGGGCAAGAGAGTCGCTGGGAGTATTTTCCCCGGTAGTGTTGACGCCTGATGTTGGTTCTGAGATGGTAGATTGTGTGACATGAGCCGGAATAGCAGAAGCCGGAGCGACATTGCTGGCTGCTGTTACTGGTGCTAGTGCGGGAGCAGGTGTCGATGGTGGTTCTCTTGGAGCAATAGTGCCCAAACCACCGCCTGCACTCGACAGAGATCCACCGCCGGCAGGCGTTGCTACAGCCGGCGCGTTGTGAATGCTCTGAACAGGTGCTTCTACAATCGCTGCATCATCTTCTACTCGATCCTCCGCCAGAACGTCCTGCTCCTCTGGGAAAGTTACGAATTCGTCTGGAACACGAACCCATTTAAGGATCTTGATGCCAACGCCGGCTGAGCCCGAGGCAGAAGATGCGACATCCAGGGCTGTGCCTGTAGGTACGACTCGTTCTTGACGCCACTTGACAATAGGCTCAGTCGCCTGTCGGCGTACCTCTTGCTCAATGTTGGGTACGAACCGACCTCCAAATCTCGACATGATTGTTGCAAGGCGGagagaaaaagaagaagaagaagaagcagcagttatggttgatggtggtggtggtgtggAGGGGAATGAGGTTTCAAGATTGCAAATTGCAAATCTTTAcgcgtggatcgtgaatcgtgaatgtcagAACGGTGTTGGATCAAAACGCGTTCTTGCAGCTCCATGGGCCCCCTTTCAGAGTCTGAGTGTAGTAAACAACGGATATCATGTGCCACATTTCGGCTTGAAAGTTGGCGATGCCTCTGTCGCCGTTCACGATGTTCCACGCCAACACTTGATCCGTGTTGGTAACTGGTAAGCACAAGAGAGCCAAGACGGTACACTGGGTGGTGACAAGATGGAGTATGCAAATGTGAATTGGCGCAAGCAATGATGTCGTACTAGTACACGAATGAATTGAGTACATGAATGGATTGATGGTGAAGCCCAGCTAGTGCCAGAGTAGAAATACACGCATCCGCGCCGTGCCAATGCGGATCGATCGTATGGCTGTGGTGGCAGTAGAAGCTTCTTGCACCGATCATGCTCTCGCAAAGGTGATCTAAAGgggagaagaagatgagACACTCATCATTGAAGAGCAGGTCAGTAACGAAGCACAACAGCGTGCGAGACCATGCCAAAACAACGTATCACTtgccttgagcttgtcacCTGCTCCGAAATTGTAGCCATTGAGGGCGCCACGAGCTGTAGCGCTGGATGGGATATCTGCAAACTCGACGAAAGCAATTTCGGCCTTGCCAGGGATGGTTTGGACATCGACATAGCCTGGGTATCTGTTGCAACAAGGCACGTAGCAACAAAAGCAAGCCAAAAGGCGTCAGTCAAGCTTGAGCAACACATGAGTCGACATTCCAAAGAGGCTACATACGCTGAGAACAagctctcgagctcgccttTGCCGACTCCTTCGGGGATGTTTTGCAAAAAGAGCATCTTGTTGGGCGGGAGATATTCGTCGGGCATCTGTTGTTGCGTCCTCTTGGGAGCCGCTTTCTCGGGCTGCGAGATCTCTCCGGTCGCAGCTTTTTTGGCTCTGATCTTCTTCTCCAGTTCCTTCCTCCTCAAGACATTGTCTCGtctcgccttcttcttgtgTTGCAGCCTTTGCTCTTTGTGCTGTTTAAACATTTCTGACTCGTGGCCTCCCTCGTCCTTAAGCTTCTGCAGCACCACGGCATCTGATTTGGACTTGGCAAAACTGATTTTCATCGCTTTACCGTACAGCGGAAAAAgatgcgcttctcgtcgagccTTGTCTGCTGCGTGAACGTCATCGAGCGAGACAAACGCTTGGCCGCGCATTCGAAGATTTGTATGCGCCGTTACCGAAAGAACGGTGGCATAGTTGGAAAAGAGGTTGGTGAGCGTTGCTTTCATTGTCTCAAGCTTGACCTTCTCGTTGAGATTCTGGACATAGAGCGTCTGACCGGCATCCGAAGGCAGCGGTGGAGGATCGTCTGATTCGCTACTCTGATCCATGGGCACCCCAattggtgatggtggtggtggtacCGAGTGCATGCTTGGTGGCACCAAGCCAGCGCCAAAGGGTTGAGGTGCCAGCGAATTTGACATGTCTATCGCCTCAACTTGCGCTGTTGCAATTGTGTACAGGCAATGATGTGAAGCGAATGATGAGGATGGGGTTGAGTTGTGTGAAGAAGTCACTCACTCTCGTCACTTGAATAAGCCAAAGCGCGCCGAAACCCGAACTGACACGCCTCTCTGCTCGGAAGTCGGTTCTGAGTTGGCGTCAGAAAgcgctcgtgactgtatcACGTATGTGAGAAGCCCCtccaaaaaaaaagtcCAAATGCAAGctgaaatcacgaatcacgtATCGAACCCTGAAACGCGCCATCTTTGAAATTGGTAACTGTGAACCACACATCCGTGAAGCTTTGTCTTGAGCTccgtcatcatccatcCGTACGAGCCATCACGCATCCTTCCCTTCACTTCACTTGGGCTCGCACTTGCCATTCCTGAACCTTGCTGCAAGGCGTAACTCTGACATTTTGAGCACGCTCGTCCGCCCTCGATCCCTCGGCAAAGGACTGTACGTCTCCTTAGGCGCGTTTCACCATGTCGTCGCGTATCGAAAAGGGAGGAGCTCGGTTTAAGCCATCCATCGTTCCTAGAAAGTCGACCGCAAGAGCGACGCCGGCCAGCGTACCAGCGACAACAGCTTCGCAGCAGACATCTGCACAGTCACAAAAACAGACTCCAAACACATCGACAGCACcgccaccatcgccatcgctaGTTGCGGTTGGGACAGATCGGCAGTCGCGTCCGCCATCCGTTCGTAGCAAAgcttcagctgctgccgataCAGCTGCTACGAGCACATCTCAGAGCTATGCGTTCAACGTAGCGCCTTCCATCATCTCCCAGCCAGGCACCGCCACGACCGCTCGCACAAGCATCACCGCAGTACAGCCCTCATCCAGCTCCatcaagccaaagccaatcTTCCGCAAACCTTCCATCTCCAAACCTCGTCCGGGTTCGAGAAACTCGCTTACTCCGGCACCTCATCATGCGCAACCAACCGCCTCGACGTCTGCCTCCGCAACCCAGCCTGTACATGCTGGAAGTGGTGCTGACGTCCCCATGGCTGATGACGAGTCTGTGCCTCTCCATGTCCGCGTTCCTCCTAGCATCGGTGCCTCTTCTGGTGCTAGAAACTCGGACGCTAGCTCCTCACATGTCGACGCAGAACGTGTTCCGATTCAAACTGACGTCTCAATCGACAAGGCTTCTCAGCCTGATCCCGTACAAGTACCGCTCCGATTGACAAGATCCAAAGGCGCTAGCACAGCTCCATCCGACACTACGGCTGTAGTTAAGCAAAGTGCTTCTCAAGAAGAGGCCACACCGGCCTCACGCCCGCAACGCAGAGCTGGCACCAGCTCAACTGCACCACCTGCACCTCTGGTCGAGCGGAATGTTAACGCTAGCTCAACCCAATCATCTAGAAAGGGCAAGGGGCGAGAAGTTCTTGTGACAGACCAACAAGCAGATAGCCTTGAAATCCCCCATACCCTCAAATCCAGTCCGCAAACTACTCAGGCCAACGCTCCGGAGACGGAAACTGAGAAAGCTGCCCGTATCGCTCAACGTAGGAtggaagcagctgcacgTCTGCACAAACGCCGCCTGAAACGTAAAGAGCTGTCTACTGGTAAGCCCAAGCGGCCCCTCTCGGCCTACTTGCTTTTTGTCAACTCTGTGCGTCCACAAAGACAAGCTCAAAATCCAAATGCACCCCTCACAGAGCTCACGGCTGAGATGGCTGCCGAATGGCGTCAGCTTGCACCTGCACAAAGGACCAAATGGGAGACCGAGGCATCCCTGCTGCGCCAGCAGTATGATTCGGCTCTGGAGACATGGAAGCTCGCACATCCACAAGGCGTCACGCTCGGCCCAGAGGATGAGAGCGATATGGAGACCACCTCAGAGCTCGGTGATGACGGCGAGCGCATTCGTCGCAAGAAGCGTCGCACCACTTGTTCTCGCAAGCCACATACCGTATCGGATGATGAGGAAGGGTATCGCAAGCAGGTTTTCCATGAAGGCGAACAGCTCACAGCTAGTCGCATCGATCCCTCCAACGTCACAATGGCCGACATCAGCGCAGCAGATTTCAAGAAAGGTCGTGCAGGTCCACGCACATTCGAAGCCGAGCGCGTCTACACCAGGCTCGTACACGATAGGCGTGCAGCGGCAAAGTCGGCAGCGCTGGGCGAGCACGTGTTGGGAGAAAAAATGCTTCATGCTTCGCCTTCGCCTGCACCAGCTGCAAACATTATTCGCACAGCAAACGGAATGCCAATCGCCACTGGTCAGCAAGAGTCACTTGAGGGCGAAGAAGAGATTGTTGCGGACCAGACGGGCGAtgacaacgacgacgacgatggtgaGACCGACGCTGATGGCACCACGGATGGAGAAGGTACTTCCAACAGTCGTCGTGCACGCAACAAACGAGAAGCGTCGGTCGCTGCTACAGAGGTCTCGTTCCGCGAGAACCGTTTCGCGGTTCAAACGCGTATTGTCGACGGCAAGATTGTGCTTGACGAAACTTCGCTTTTCGCCAACTACGGCAACGGTGAAGACGACCGTGATAACATGGAGgtggtcgacgagcgagaaggTGATCGTTTCGTCAATGCCTCGACCTACTCACGCAAGCTTGGCAGGAACAGAAAGTGGTCCGCCGACGAGACGGCCAAGTTCTACCACTGTCTGCAGCAGTGGGGAACGGACTTCGAGATGATCGCACGTCTCTTCCCTGGTCGGGACAGGGTCATGATCAAGAAAAAATTCAACGTGGAAGAGAAGAGCAATGGGAAGCTGATCGATGAGGCGCTTAGAAGTTCGATGCCAGTCAATCTCGAGGCGTATGCACAAGCAATCGGTGTTGATCTGTCAGGACCACCGCCCGAGATCAGGGCTGATCTGCAAGACATTGAGTCGCTcactgcagctgctgcagcatcaGTTGATGCAACTGTCAAGAAACGCGAGGGTACAGCTCCCGCTTCTGGTCGCAAgggcgagctgagcgatgctgagcaagacgatgacgacgatggctACGGATACGAGGAAGTAGttgagatcgacgacaaTGGTAATGAGCACGTGATCCGTCGTAGGTTGGGTAAGAAACAAAGTCGCAAGCCAGGCAAGAAGAGACGTAACTCGACCAGGAAGAATTCGGTCTCTACGCATGCGCCATCGGAAAGCGCACACGCGCCAGCATCACGCGCCGCGATCAACGCCGACGCTTCGGTGACAGTCGACGCAGCTCAAGTAGACTCGAGCACAAACGGGCAGCCCGAGACCAGATCCGGTGGCCCTCCTTCGATCGGTAGCCGCAAGAGCACCAGAGCGACGCGCAATCGTGCCGCTTCgatcaacagcagcaagcacgcaCCGCGCGATCGAGCCCAAGTCGAAGAGATCGTTGGCCAGCTGTAGCGGTGATGCAGAATTGGGTTTCCTGCTTTCCCTTTGTCGTTGGTTGAATGCAATAGCACACTTATGCATATTGACCAATGAGGATGGATCTCCGGCGTTGCTTGTGCTCTCGAAAATGTGCGTTGATCATGCGATCTAGAAAGCGACGAGCGTCGTCGGCATGGAATGCTCTACACACTGCGTACAGACTCTACGCGTATTCTGGGGGCGCGCGGTTGTGGGTACGATTAGACAAGCGTGGTTCTGACGCTAGCGTCACTGTTCGGGCCAATGTTGGGATGCTCAGCTTACGTCGGCGTTTCGATCTCTGCCGCTGTGAGAGCGCAAGctgaagcgcagcagcgtttGCTATGCATCACGCAACACAAGAACACAGCGTGGATCCGTGTTTGGCAGTTGGCGCTGCACGAAGCCGTCGCTCTCGTGTTTGCGAGCCGACCACCAACGAGCACGCTCGCTTCCGTCGTCTCGCGCCCTCGATGTTTGGAGCCAAGCCTCGAAATGGCGTCTACAAACGGCAAGCCGCGCTCGCATCTCAGACACCTAGCAACTTGCGAAATCGCACACCGAGGCCCAAAGCATGCTTCTACAACAGGCTTGTGTAACGCCGATTCGCCGTCAAAGACCTTGGATGCATCTCGGCTAACCCTTTTTCACTTGATGCTTCCATGCCATGCCCTAAGAAAGGCGCTTACTTGACCGCCGTGCATAGCACAAGCGAACAGAAACGTGCCGCTCTGTGCAGAGCAAAGTGTCTATGCGACAACGGTCCAAGCCGCATCGATTGATTTCAGCCAAGGACAATGGGCTAACAAGTGGATGGCCGTTCAGATGAGCGTTAAGTATGCGGTGAGATCTTTGAAATTTTGAGGACAATCGCTCGCTAAGAGTATGGCGTCAAGGGTGGTGACGAGCAGTTCAGTGCAGTAAGCTGATCAACGCGTTCCAAGTGATGTAACTGTGTACCAGCCGAAGGATCAAGGATCAGTCGTCTGGTCATAAAGGACTGCTAGGCTCGGTATGTAAGCACCACCTGTAAGGCAGCAAGCTTAATAAGTGATACAGATAGCCCAACATCGCACAATGCTCATCTTTCAGAAT comes from Mycosarcoma maydis chromosome 1, whole genome shotgun sequence and encodes:
- a CDS encoding uncharacterized protein (related to small nuclear ribonucleoprotein snRNP U1A), whose protein sequence is MSNSLAPQPFGAGLVPPSMHSVPPPPSPIGVPMDQSSESDDPPPLPSDAGQTLYVQNLNEKVKLETMKATLTNLFSNYATVLSVTAHTNLRMRGQAFVSLDDVHAADKARREAHLFPLYGKAMKISFAKSKSDAVVLQKLKDEGGHESEMFKQHKEQRLQHKKKARRDNVLRRKELEKKIRAKKAATGEISQPEKAAPKRTQQQMPDEYLPPNKMLFLQNIPEGVGKGELESLFSAYPGYVDVQTIPGKAEIAFVEFADIPSSATARGALNGYNFGAGDKLKITFARA
- a CDS encoding uncharacterized protein (related to BDP1 - essential subunit of RNA polymerase III transcription factor), producing MSSRIEKGGARFKPSIVPRKSTARATPASVPATTASQQTSAQSQKQTPNTSTAPPPSPSLVAVGTDRQSRPPSVRSKASAAADTAATSTSQSYAFNVAPSIISQPGTATTARTSITAVQPSSSSIKPKPIFRKPSISKPRPGSRNSLTPAPHHAQPTASTSASATQPVHAGSGADVPMADDESVPLHVRVPPSIGASSGARNSDASSSHVDAERVPIQTDVSIDKASQPDPVQVPLRLTRSKGASTAPSDTTAVVKQSASQEEATPASRPQRRAGTSSTAPPAPLVERNVNASSTQSSRKGKGREVLVTDQQADSLEIPHTLKSSPQTTQANAPETETEKAARIAQRRMEAAARLHKRRLKRKELSTGKPKRPLSAYLLFVNSVRPQRQAQNPNAPLTELTAEMAAEWRQLAPAQRTKWETEASLLRQQYDSALETWKLAHPQGVTLGPEDESDMETTSELGDDGERIRRKKRRTTCSRKPHTVSDDEEGYRKQVFHEGEQLTASRIDPSNVTMADISAADFKKGRAGPRTFEAERVYTRLVHDRRAAAKSAALGEHVLGEKMLHASPSPAPAANIIRTANGMPIATGQQESLEGEEEIVADQTGDDNDDDDGETDADGTTDGEGTSNSRRARNKREASVAATEVSFRENRFAVQTRIVDGKIVLDETSLFANYGNGEDDRDNMEVVDEREGDRFVNASTYSRKLGRNRKWSADETAKFYHCLQQWGTDFEMIARLFPGRDRVMIKKKFNVEEKSNGKLIDEALRSSMPVNLEAYAQAIGVDLSGPPPEIRADLQDIESLTAAAAASVDATVKKREGTAPASGRKGELSDAEQDDDDDGYGYEEVVEIDDNGNEHVIRRRLGKKQSRKPGKKRRNSTRKNSVSTHAPSESAHAPASRAAINADASVTVDAAQVDSSTNGQPETRSGGPPSIGSRKSTRATRNRAASINSSKHAPRDRAQVEEIVGQL